From a region of the Hippopotamus amphibius kiboko isolate mHipAmp2 chromosome 3, mHipAmp2.hap2, whole genome shotgun sequence genome:
- the LOC130848518 gene encoding olfactory receptor 5AP2 — protein sequence MYSSDQMPCSMFSLIAAQITRYMKEVQAKNHTEVTEFILLGLLDNSDLQAVLFGLFLLIYVATMVGNLGMIVLIKIDLSLHTPMYFFLSSLSFVDASYSSSVIPKMLVNLVAENKAISFNGCAAQFYFFGSFLGTECFLLAMMAYDRYTAIWNPLLYPVLISGRICCFLVAASFLAGFGNAAIHTGMTFRLSFCGSNKINHFYCDTPPLLKLSCSDTHINGIVIMAFSSFIVVSCVVVVLISYLCILIAILRMPSLESRHKAFSTCASHLMAVTIFFGTILFMYLRSMSSYSMEQDKIVSVFYTVVIPMLNPLIYSLKNKDVKEALKKILQKEIL from the coding sequence ATGTATTCATCTGATCAAATGCCATGTTCTATGTTCTCTCTTATTGCAGCTCAAATTACTAGATATATGAAAGAGGTCCAAGCCAAGAATCACACAGAAGTAACAGAATTTATTCTCTTAGGACTCTTGGACAATTCAGATCTACAGGCTGTCCTCTTTGGATTGTTTCTGTTGATCTATGTAGCAACCATGGTGGGTAATTTGGGGATGATTGTGTTAATTAAGATTGATCTCAgtctccacacccccatgtacttctttctcagCAGCCTCTCCTTTGTTGATGCCTCTTACTCTTCTTCTGTCATTCCTAAGATGCTGGTGAACCTTGTGGCTGAGAATAAGGCCATTTCTTTTAATGGGTGTGCTGCCCAGTTCTACTTCTTTGGCTCCTTCCTGGGGACTGAATGCTTCCTGTTAGCCATGATGGCATATGACCGCTACACAGCCATTTGGAACCCTCTGCTCTATCCAGTTCTCATCTCTGGGAGAATTTGCTGCTTCCTAGTAGCTGCCTCATTCCTAGCAGGCTTTGGGAATGCAGCCATACACACAGGAATGACTTTCAGATTGTCCTTTTGTGGATCCAATAAGATCAACCATTTCTACTGTGATACTCCACCCCTGCTCAAACTGTCTTGCTCTGACACTCACATCAATGGCATTGTGATCATGGCTTTCTCCAGTTTTATTGTTGTCAGCTGTGTTGTGGTTGTCCTTATTTCATACCTGTGCATCCTCATTGCCATCCTGAGGATGCCCTCATTAGAGAGCAGACACAAAGCCTTCTCCACATGTGCCTCTCACCTTATGGCTGTCACCATATTCTTTGGGACAATTCTCTTCATGTACTTGCGTTCCATGTCTAGCTACTCAATGGAGCAGGACAAGATTGTCTCTGTCTTTTATACAGTAGTGATCCCTATGCTAAATCCTCTTATCTACAGTTTGAAAAATAAGGATGTGAAAGAGGCCCTAAAGAAGATCTTACAGAAAGAGATACTCTAA